One part of the Ziziphus jujuba cultivar Dongzao chromosome 2, ASM3175591v1 genome encodes these proteins:
- the LOC107418699 gene encoding CDT1-like protein b isoform X1: MKLHFTRNFEMDKKIVEDGVQNVSDFNSKKILIGGEKSTALSPAPVKKLGIIENKILESNKIACQTPEKINETLHHKVQEGEIKIPDKYRIIAELFDYMNFSLRLLGLFKRIATFQNISTQVEVLSKRNFSYKHLAQMKYIFPEAFQIEKILLHDKKTLCMKPYMKITLLFDVVEGHCEVSDFVALRRVFSLRLYKFFMMNPEASDVPEAILPELFTQRCQIPVPAKLPVDSLLESQPTSIRTEIFAEKVLPYFSKNFSQSAAVSETGICSVSNSISDEDKWTGQLKETPGTGSESTHRNPEVENHNQCSVGPSTYGSPLVKLTSSDDSFRTETPAQSIPSRLVPSCDNKQKLISSRKPTSCLKPAKRVLDFSHSEGDKSALSYSDDESKCYKSVHQDIPRTYEGFFGDENAIGSSSSLQELLQSQMAESFCCPNEDCNQTHELNSQDSSGCMGDMVGLIHSIFKSVKYTPITKEELVHKIIMNNFDIVDKREVQEHIDHLEKLVPDWIRRKMAPSGDVMYNIEEVSDLDSVRAKAH, translated from the exons ATGAAGCTTCATTTTACAAGAAATTTTGAG ATGGATAAAAAGATAGTTGAGGACGGAGTTCAGAATGTTTCAGATTTTAACTCTAAAAAGATTCTTATCGGTGGTGAGAAGTCAACTGCTCTATCTCCTGCTCCTGTGAAAAAGCTGGGAATAATTGAAAACAAGATTTTGGAATCTAATAAGATTGCATGTCAGACCCCTGAGAAGATAAATGAGACTTTACACCATAAAGTCCAGGAAGGAGAAATCAAAATTCCAGACAA ATATAGGATAATAGCAGAGCTCTTtgattatatgaatttttccttGAGGTTACTTGGTCTGTTTAAAAGGATAGCTACTTTTCAAAATATTTCTACTCAAGTGGAAGTTCTTTCAAAAAG AAATTTCTCATACAAGCATCTTGCAcagatgaaatatatatttcctGAAGCCTTCCAGATAGAGAAGATTCTCTTACATGACAAGAAAACTCTATGCATGAAGCCTTATAtgaagataaccttgctgtTTGATGTCGTGGAAGGTCACTGTGAGGTGTCGGATTTTGTGGCTTTACGCCGAGTTTTTTCTTTGAggctttataaattttttatgatgaATCCTGAG GCTAGTGATGTTCCAGAGGCTATATTGCCAGAGCTTTTTACACAAAGATGTCAGATCCCCGTTCCAGCGAAACTGCCTGTGGATTCTCTTTTAGAATCTCAACCAACTTCCATTAGAACTGAGATTTTTGCAGAAAAAGTCCTTCCATATTTCAGTAAAAATTTCTCTCAGAGTGCTGCTGTTTCTGAAACTGGCATATGTTCCGTATCTAATAGCATCTCTGATGAAGATAAATGGACTGGACAGTTGAAGGAAACTCCTGGAACAGGATCCGAATCCACCCATAGGAACCCTGAAGTAGAAAACCATAATCAGTGCTCTGTAGGTCCTAGCACATATGGAAGCCCTCTGGTCAAGCTTACCTCATCTGATGATAGTTTTAGGACAGAAACACCTGCCCAGTCCATACCAAGTAGATTGGTTCCTAGTTGCGATAACAAGCAGAAGTTGATAAGCAGTCGGAAACCAACATCATGTTTGAAGCCTGCGAAACGAGTTTTGGACTTTTCACACTCGGAAGGTGATAAAAGTGCATTGAGTTACAGTGATGATGAGTCAAAATGTTACAAAAGTGTACACCAAGACATCCCTCGAACTTACGAAGGATTTTTTGGGGATGAAAATGCTATAGGCTCTTCATCCTCACTACAAGAG TTATTGCAATCACAGATGGCAGAGAGCTTTTGTTGCCCTAATGAGGATTGCAATCAAACACACGAATTAAACAGCCAAGATAGTTCCGGTTGCATGGGTGACATGGTTGGTCTAATTCACTCTATATTCAAGTCTGTCAAATACACTCCAATTACAAAAGAGGAGCTTGTGCACAAgataattatgaataattttgatattgttgacaaaa GAGAAGTTCAGGAGCATATTGATCATCTTGAAAAGCTTGTTCCAGATTGGATAAGAAGGAAGATGGCCCCTAGTGGAGATGTTATGTACAA CATCGAGGAAGTGTCAGATCTGGACTCAGTTCGAGCAAAAGCTCATTAG
- the LOC107418711 gene encoding uncharacterized protein LOC107418711 isoform X2 encodes MGCLVSTPKDSGGNRRRPGNIGDVSVYVPGLRIPKPVDFSQSLGDHLSKSLVEHLSALRTRIVVMAGQEGPTITRTRRKTATQHGGSTVADLQQALEDYLPVLLGLVKDGSQLQHKVQFIWINQEDEVEETAMSNAWYEVLSILHLMAMLSLSQANLLLLPRTSADGYQPKVSEESRRASIDVFLKAAGYLDCAVRHVLPHLSSELRRNLPVDLAEGVLRALCLQALGQCNDIQLGMAIDSTKATLAVKRRLACEMVKYWQQAQDNIMNLPLTNGWGEKHRLFVKWKYVESKAAAYYYHGLILDEGNTEKSHGMAVAALQAADEYFKESKKACEAFNASPPLSRNPPLWGTMKYLSEKIPKDTSCKVRINRDIYSHDKIMETAPTLPDFALALKPDEFILPPVDYSWNEGHINRGQIGLSQLRNDKR; translated from the exons ATGGGATGTCTGGTGTCTACACCGAAGGATTCTGGAGGAAATAGAAGGAGACCAGGAAATATTGGGGATGTTTCTGTATACGTTCCTGGTTTACGGATTCCTAAACCTGTTGATTTCTCGCAGTCACTTGGTGATCACTTATCCAAGAGTTTAGTTGAACATCTCTCTGCTTTGAGGACACGCATAGTTGTAATGGCTGGCCAAGAAGGTCCTACAATTACGAGAACGAGGAGAAAAACTGCTACCCAACATG GTGGCTCTACGGTAGCTGATCTTCAGCAGGCTCTAGAAGATTACTTGCCTGTTCTTTTGGGATTAGTAAAAGATG GAAGCCAGCTACAACACAAGGTACAATTTATATGGATAAATCAGGAGGATGAAGTGGAG GAAACAGCCATGTCTAATGCTTGGTATGAAGTGTTGTCAATTTTACATTTGATGGCGATGCTGTCATTATCACAGGCGAACCTATTACTGCTTCCCAGAACATCTGCTGATGGTTATCAGCCAAAAGTATCAGAAG AGAGTAGACGAGCATCCATTGATGTTTTCTTGAAGGCTGCAGGATACCTTGATTGTGCTGTTCGACATGTTCTCCCACACTTGTCTTCTGAACTCAG GAGAAATCTACCAGTCGACCTAGCAGAAGGAGTTCTTCGAGCTCTTTGCCTACAAGCATTAGGACAG TGTAATGATATTCAACTTGGAATGGCAATTGATAGTACAAAAGCCACTCTTGCTGTGAAGCGAAGGCTTGCATGTGAGATGGTAAAATATTGGCAGCAG GCTCAAGATAATATTATGAACCTTCCACTAACAAATGGTTGGGGGGAAAAGCATCGTCTCTTTGTGAAGTGGAAATATGTTGAATCAAAG GCTGCGGCATATTACTATCATGGTTTAATCCTTGATGAGGGGAACACAGAAAAGTCTCATGGGATGGCTGTGGCTGCTCTGCAAGCAGCAGatgaatatttcaaagaaagtaAAAAGGCATGTGAGGCATTTAATGCATCTCCTCCTCTATCAAG AAATCCGCCACTTTGGGGAACCATGAAGTATCTCTCCGAGAAAATTCCAAAAGATACTTCATGCAAAGTACGGATAAACCGGGATATTTACTCTCATGACAA AATCATGGAGACGGCACCAACGTTGCCAGACTTTGCTTTGGCCCTGAAACCTGATGAATTCATACTTCCTCCGGTGGACTATTCTTGGAATGAGGGACACATAAACAGGGGACAGATTGGCTTAAGCCAGCTTAGGAATGATAAAAGATGA
- the LOC107418711 gene encoding uncharacterized protein LOC107418711 isoform X1: MTWLLFPIQPSLFSESQDMGCLVSTPKDSGGNRRRPGNIGDVSVYVPGLRIPKPVDFSQSLGDHLSKSLVEHLSALRTRIVVMAGQEGPTITRTRRKTATQHGGSTVADLQQALEDYLPVLLGLVKDGSQLQHKVQFIWINQEDEVEETAMSNAWYEVLSILHLMAMLSLSQANLLLLPRTSADGYQPKVSEESRRASIDVFLKAAGYLDCAVRHVLPHLSSELRRNLPVDLAEGVLRALCLQALGQCNDIQLGMAIDSTKATLAVKRRLACEMVKYWQQAQDNIMNLPLTNGWGEKHRLFVKWKYVESKAAAYYYHGLILDEGNTEKSHGMAVAALQAADEYFKESKKACEAFNASPPLSRNPPLWGTMKYLSEKIPKDTSCKVRINRDIYSHDKIMETAPTLPDFALALKPDEFILPPVDYSWNEGHINRGQIGLSQLRNDKR; the protein is encoded by the exons ATGACTTGGCTACTGTTTCCGATTCAACCTTCCTT ATTCAGTGAGTCTCAGGATATGGGATGTCTGGTGTCTACACCGAAGGATTCTGGAGGAAATAGAAGGAGACCAGGAAATATTGGGGATGTTTCTGTATACGTTCCTGGTTTACGGATTCCTAAACCTGTTGATTTCTCGCAGTCACTTGGTGATCACTTATCCAAGAGTTTAGTTGAACATCTCTCTGCTTTGAGGACACGCATAGTTGTAATGGCTGGCCAAGAAGGTCCTACAATTACGAGAACGAGGAGAAAAACTGCTACCCAACATG GTGGCTCTACGGTAGCTGATCTTCAGCAGGCTCTAGAAGATTACTTGCCTGTTCTTTTGGGATTAGTAAAAGATG GAAGCCAGCTACAACACAAGGTACAATTTATATGGATAAATCAGGAGGATGAAGTGGAG GAAACAGCCATGTCTAATGCTTGGTATGAAGTGTTGTCAATTTTACATTTGATGGCGATGCTGTCATTATCACAGGCGAACCTATTACTGCTTCCCAGAACATCTGCTGATGGTTATCAGCCAAAAGTATCAGAAG AGAGTAGACGAGCATCCATTGATGTTTTCTTGAAGGCTGCAGGATACCTTGATTGTGCTGTTCGACATGTTCTCCCACACTTGTCTTCTGAACTCAG GAGAAATCTACCAGTCGACCTAGCAGAAGGAGTTCTTCGAGCTCTTTGCCTACAAGCATTAGGACAG TGTAATGATATTCAACTTGGAATGGCAATTGATAGTACAAAAGCCACTCTTGCTGTGAAGCGAAGGCTTGCATGTGAGATGGTAAAATATTGGCAGCAG GCTCAAGATAATATTATGAACCTTCCACTAACAAATGGTTGGGGGGAAAAGCATCGTCTCTTTGTGAAGTGGAAATATGTTGAATCAAAG GCTGCGGCATATTACTATCATGGTTTAATCCTTGATGAGGGGAACACAGAAAAGTCTCATGGGATGGCTGTGGCTGCTCTGCAAGCAGCAGatgaatatttcaaagaaagtaAAAAGGCATGTGAGGCATTTAATGCATCTCCTCCTCTATCAAG AAATCCGCCACTTTGGGGAACCATGAAGTATCTCTCCGAGAAAATTCCAAAAGATACTTCATGCAAAGTACGGATAAACCGGGATATTTACTCTCATGACAA AATCATGGAGACGGCACCAACGTTGCCAGACTTTGCTTTGGCCCTGAAACCTGATGAATTCATACTTCCTCCGGTGGACTATTCTTGGAATGAGGGACACATAAACAGGGGACAGATTGGCTTAAGCCAGCTTAGGAATGATAAAAGATGA
- the LOC107418699 gene encoding CDT1-like protein b isoform X2, giving the protein MKLHFTRNFEMDKKIVEDGVQNVSDFNSKKILIGGEKSTALSPAPVKKLGIIENKILESNKIACQTPEKINETLHHKVQEGEIKIPDKYRIIAELFDYMNFSLRLLGLFKRIATFQNISTQVEVLSKRNFSYKHLAQMKYIFPEAFQIEKILLHDKKTLCMKPYMKITLLFDVVEGHCEVSDFVALRRVFSLRLYKFFMMNPEASDVPEAILPELFTQRCQIPVPAKLPVDSLLESQPTSIRTEIFAEKVLPYFSKNFSQSAAVSETGICSVSNSISDEDKWTGQLKETPGTGSESTHRNPEVENHNQCSVGPSTYGSPLVKLTSSDDSFRTETPAQSIPSRLVPSCDNKQKLISSRKPTSCLKPAKRVLDFSHSEGDKSALSYSDDESKCYKSVHQDIPRTYEGFFGDENAIGSSSSLQEMAESFCCPNEDCNQTHELNSQDSSGCMGDMVGLIHSIFKSVKYTPITKEELVHKIIMNNFDIVDKREVQEHIDHLEKLVPDWIRRKMAPSGDVMYNIEEVSDLDSVRAKAH; this is encoded by the exons ATGAAGCTTCATTTTACAAGAAATTTTGAG ATGGATAAAAAGATAGTTGAGGACGGAGTTCAGAATGTTTCAGATTTTAACTCTAAAAAGATTCTTATCGGTGGTGAGAAGTCAACTGCTCTATCTCCTGCTCCTGTGAAAAAGCTGGGAATAATTGAAAACAAGATTTTGGAATCTAATAAGATTGCATGTCAGACCCCTGAGAAGATAAATGAGACTTTACACCATAAAGTCCAGGAAGGAGAAATCAAAATTCCAGACAA ATATAGGATAATAGCAGAGCTCTTtgattatatgaatttttccttGAGGTTACTTGGTCTGTTTAAAAGGATAGCTACTTTTCAAAATATTTCTACTCAAGTGGAAGTTCTTTCAAAAAG AAATTTCTCATACAAGCATCTTGCAcagatgaaatatatatttcctGAAGCCTTCCAGATAGAGAAGATTCTCTTACATGACAAGAAAACTCTATGCATGAAGCCTTATAtgaagataaccttgctgtTTGATGTCGTGGAAGGTCACTGTGAGGTGTCGGATTTTGTGGCTTTACGCCGAGTTTTTTCTTTGAggctttataaattttttatgatgaATCCTGAG GCTAGTGATGTTCCAGAGGCTATATTGCCAGAGCTTTTTACACAAAGATGTCAGATCCCCGTTCCAGCGAAACTGCCTGTGGATTCTCTTTTAGAATCTCAACCAACTTCCATTAGAACTGAGATTTTTGCAGAAAAAGTCCTTCCATATTTCAGTAAAAATTTCTCTCAGAGTGCTGCTGTTTCTGAAACTGGCATATGTTCCGTATCTAATAGCATCTCTGATGAAGATAAATGGACTGGACAGTTGAAGGAAACTCCTGGAACAGGATCCGAATCCACCCATAGGAACCCTGAAGTAGAAAACCATAATCAGTGCTCTGTAGGTCCTAGCACATATGGAAGCCCTCTGGTCAAGCTTACCTCATCTGATGATAGTTTTAGGACAGAAACACCTGCCCAGTCCATACCAAGTAGATTGGTTCCTAGTTGCGATAACAAGCAGAAGTTGATAAGCAGTCGGAAACCAACATCATGTTTGAAGCCTGCGAAACGAGTTTTGGACTTTTCACACTCGGAAGGTGATAAAAGTGCATTGAGTTACAGTGATGATGAGTCAAAATGTTACAAAAGTGTACACCAAGACATCCCTCGAACTTACGAAGGATTTTTTGGGGATGAAAATGCTATAGGCTCTTCATCCTCACTACAAGAG ATGGCAGAGAGCTTTTGTTGCCCTAATGAGGATTGCAATCAAACACACGAATTAAACAGCCAAGATAGTTCCGGTTGCATGGGTGACATGGTTGGTCTAATTCACTCTATATTCAAGTCTGTCAAATACACTCCAATTACAAAAGAGGAGCTTGTGCACAAgataattatgaataattttgatattgttgacaaaa GAGAAGTTCAGGAGCATATTGATCATCTTGAAAAGCTTGTTCCAGATTGGATAAGAAGGAAGATGGCCCCTAGTGGAGATGTTATGTACAA CATCGAGGAAGTGTCAGATCTGGACTCAGTTCGAGCAAAAGCTCATTAG
- the LOC107418699 gene encoding CDT1-like protein a, chloroplastic isoform X4, producing the protein MKLHFTRNFEMDKKIVEDGVQNVSDFNSKKILIGGEKSTALSPAPVKKLGIIENKILESNKIACQTPEKINETLHHKVQEGEIKIPDKNFSYKHLAQMKYIFPEAFQIEKILLHDKKTLCMKPYMKITLLFDVVEGHCEVSDFVALRRVFSLRLYKFFMMNPEASDVPEAILPELFTQRCQIPVPAKLPVDSLLESQPTSIRTEIFAEKVLPYFSKNFSQSAAVSETGICSVSNSISDEDKWTGQLKETPGTGSESTHRNPEVENHNQCSVGPSTYGSPLVKLTSSDDSFRTETPAQSIPSRLVPSCDNKQKLISSRKPTSCLKPAKRVLDFSHSEGDKSALSYSDDESKCYKSVHQDIPRTYEGFFGDENAIGSSSSLQELLQSQMAESFCCPNEDCNQTHELNSQDSSGCMGDMVGLIHSIFKSVKYTPITKEELVHKIIMNNFDIVDKREVQEHIDHLEKLVPDWIRRKMAPSGDVMYNIEEVSDLDSVRAKAH; encoded by the exons ATGAAGCTTCATTTTACAAGAAATTTTGAG ATGGATAAAAAGATAGTTGAGGACGGAGTTCAGAATGTTTCAGATTTTAACTCTAAAAAGATTCTTATCGGTGGTGAGAAGTCAACTGCTCTATCTCCTGCTCCTGTGAAAAAGCTGGGAATAATTGAAAACAAGATTTTGGAATCTAATAAGATTGCATGTCAGACCCCTGAGAAGATAAATGAGACTTTACACCATAAAGTCCAGGAAGGAGAAATCAAAATTCCAGACAA AAATTTCTCATACAAGCATCTTGCAcagatgaaatatatatttcctGAAGCCTTCCAGATAGAGAAGATTCTCTTACATGACAAGAAAACTCTATGCATGAAGCCTTATAtgaagataaccttgctgtTTGATGTCGTGGAAGGTCACTGTGAGGTGTCGGATTTTGTGGCTTTACGCCGAGTTTTTTCTTTGAggctttataaattttttatgatgaATCCTGAG GCTAGTGATGTTCCAGAGGCTATATTGCCAGAGCTTTTTACACAAAGATGTCAGATCCCCGTTCCAGCGAAACTGCCTGTGGATTCTCTTTTAGAATCTCAACCAACTTCCATTAGAACTGAGATTTTTGCAGAAAAAGTCCTTCCATATTTCAGTAAAAATTTCTCTCAGAGTGCTGCTGTTTCTGAAACTGGCATATGTTCCGTATCTAATAGCATCTCTGATGAAGATAAATGGACTGGACAGTTGAAGGAAACTCCTGGAACAGGATCCGAATCCACCCATAGGAACCCTGAAGTAGAAAACCATAATCAGTGCTCTGTAGGTCCTAGCACATATGGAAGCCCTCTGGTCAAGCTTACCTCATCTGATGATAGTTTTAGGACAGAAACACCTGCCCAGTCCATACCAAGTAGATTGGTTCCTAGTTGCGATAACAAGCAGAAGTTGATAAGCAGTCGGAAACCAACATCATGTTTGAAGCCTGCGAAACGAGTTTTGGACTTTTCACACTCGGAAGGTGATAAAAGTGCATTGAGTTACAGTGATGATGAGTCAAAATGTTACAAAAGTGTACACCAAGACATCCCTCGAACTTACGAAGGATTTTTTGGGGATGAAAATGCTATAGGCTCTTCATCCTCACTACAAGAG TTATTGCAATCACAGATGGCAGAGAGCTTTTGTTGCCCTAATGAGGATTGCAATCAAACACACGAATTAAACAGCCAAGATAGTTCCGGTTGCATGGGTGACATGGTTGGTCTAATTCACTCTATATTCAAGTCTGTCAAATACACTCCAATTACAAAAGAGGAGCTTGTGCACAAgataattatgaataattttgatattgttgacaaaa GAGAAGTTCAGGAGCATATTGATCATCTTGAAAAGCTTGTTCCAGATTGGATAAGAAGGAAGATGGCCCCTAGTGGAGATGTTATGTACAA CATCGAGGAAGTGTCAGATCTGGACTCAGTTCGAGCAAAAGCTCATTAG
- the LOC107418719 gene encoding serine/threonine-protein kinase rio2, with product MKLDVEVLRTLSKDDFRVLTAVEMGMRNHEIVPSELVHRIASLKHGGTYKVLKNLLKHKLLHHDSSKYDGFRLTYLGYDFLAIKTMVNRGVFVAVGCQIGVGKESDIFEVAREDGTVLAMKLHRLGRVSFRAVKSKRDYLRHRSSYNWLYLSRLAALKEFAFMKALEEHGFPVPNAVDCNRHCVIMSLVQGYPLVQVKQLENPETVFETIIGLVVRLAEHGLIHCDFNEFNIMIDDDEKITMIDFPQMVSVSHQNAQMYFDRDVECIFKFFRKRFNLTFEYTVDTDCTEVDTDDSGRPCFSLINKDAGFLDKELAASGFTRKDQEDIEKFIEGDIEKNISNGDDDGSEDDVHISDLNEENNKGIESLHLQDQVESTLDGDRPVEVKESKQKSEAGQGSGPESQDASDKEEDDRAIDDNDDAELTKRLNKQRKHAISAVRGERRALPSRNSYKYKGGRSSNNSKIQKQLCNW from the exons ATGAAGCTGGATGTGGAAGTCCTCAGAACCCTTTCCAAAGATGACTTTAGGGTTCTCACCGCCGTTGAGATGGGAATGAGGAAT CATGAAATTGTGCCCTCAGAACTTGTCCACCGCATAGCTTCTCTCAA GCATGGAGGCACTTACAAAGTGTTGAAGAATTTGCTGAAGCATAAGCTGTTGCATCATGACTCTTCCAAAT ATGATGGGTTTCGTCTCACCTACCTTGGTTATGATTTTCTTGCCATTAAGACTATGGTCAATCGTGGGGTCTTTGTGGCTGTTGGTTGTCAAATTGGCGTTGGAAAAGAGTCTG ATATTTTTGAGGTCGCCAGGGAGGATGGTACAGTGCTGGCCATGAAATTACATAGGCTTGGTAGAGTTTCATTTAGAGCCGTCAAATCTAAGCGTGACTACTTGAGACATCGTAGCAGTTATAATTGGCTCTATTTGTCCCGGCTTGCTGCCCTGAAAGAATTTGCTTTTATGAAG GCTCTGGAAGAACATGGCTTTCCTGTTCCAAATGCTGTGGATTGCAATAGGCATTGCGTGATTATGTCGCTTGTCCAAGGTTACCCATT GGTGCAGGTGAAGCAATTGGAAAATCCAGAGACGGTTTTTGAAACGATCATTGGCCTTGTTGTTCGACTGGCGGAACATGGTCTTATCCACTGTGACTTCAATGAATTCAACATTATG ATTGATGATGATGAGAAAATCACCATGATTGATTTTCCACAAATGGTTTCTGTATCTCATCAGAATGCACAAAT GTACTTTGATCGTGATGTTGAATGCATCTTCAAGTTTTTTCGCAAGAG GTTTAATTTGACTTTTGAATACACAGTTGATACTGATTGCACAGAGGTAGACACAGATGATAGTGGTAGGCcttgtttttctttaataaataaagatgCTGGTTTTCTAGACAAAGAACTTGCTGCTAGTGGGTTTACCAGAAAGGACCAGGAAGACATTGAGAAG TTCATTGAAGGAGATATTGAGAAGAATATCAgtaatggtgatgatgatggaagTGAAGATGATGTGCACATCTCTGACTTAaatgaagaaaataacaaaGGCATTGAGTCTTTGCACTTGCAAGATCAG GTAGAGTCAACACTAGATGGTGACCGTCCTGTTGAAGTGAAGGAAAGCAAACAAAAAAGTGAAGCTGGTCAAGGCAGTGGACCTGAATCTCAAGATGCTAGTGataag GAGGAAGATGATCGGGCTATAGATGACAACGATGATGCAGAACTGACAAAACGCTTAAACAAGCAGAGAAAACATGCCATCTCTGCAGTCCGTGGAGAACGGAGGGCTCTCCCCTCCAGAAATTCCTACAAATACAAGGGGGGTAGGTCCTCTAACAATTCCAAAATCCAGAAACAATTATGTAACTGGTGA
- the LOC107418699 gene encoding CDT1-like protein b isoform X3 — MDKKIVEDGVQNVSDFNSKKILIGGEKSTALSPAPVKKLGIIENKILESNKIACQTPEKINETLHHKVQEGEIKIPDKYRIIAELFDYMNFSLRLLGLFKRIATFQNISTQVEVLSKRNFSYKHLAQMKYIFPEAFQIEKILLHDKKTLCMKPYMKITLLFDVVEGHCEVSDFVALRRVFSLRLYKFFMMNPEASDVPEAILPELFTQRCQIPVPAKLPVDSLLESQPTSIRTEIFAEKVLPYFSKNFSQSAAVSETGICSVSNSISDEDKWTGQLKETPGTGSESTHRNPEVENHNQCSVGPSTYGSPLVKLTSSDDSFRTETPAQSIPSRLVPSCDNKQKLISSRKPTSCLKPAKRVLDFSHSEGDKSALSYSDDESKCYKSVHQDIPRTYEGFFGDENAIGSSSSLQELLQSQMAESFCCPNEDCNQTHELNSQDSSGCMGDMVGLIHSIFKSVKYTPITKEELVHKIIMNNFDIVDKREVQEHIDHLEKLVPDWIRRKMAPSGDVMYNIEEVSDLDSVRAKAH; from the exons ATGGATAAAAAGATAGTTGAGGACGGAGTTCAGAATGTTTCAGATTTTAACTCTAAAAAGATTCTTATCGGTGGTGAGAAGTCAACTGCTCTATCTCCTGCTCCTGTGAAAAAGCTGGGAATAATTGAAAACAAGATTTTGGAATCTAATAAGATTGCATGTCAGACCCCTGAGAAGATAAATGAGACTTTACACCATAAAGTCCAGGAAGGAGAAATCAAAATTCCAGACAA ATATAGGATAATAGCAGAGCTCTTtgattatatgaatttttccttGAGGTTACTTGGTCTGTTTAAAAGGATAGCTACTTTTCAAAATATTTCTACTCAAGTGGAAGTTCTTTCAAAAAG AAATTTCTCATACAAGCATCTTGCAcagatgaaatatatatttcctGAAGCCTTCCAGATAGAGAAGATTCTCTTACATGACAAGAAAACTCTATGCATGAAGCCTTATAtgaagataaccttgctgtTTGATGTCGTGGAAGGTCACTGTGAGGTGTCGGATTTTGTGGCTTTACGCCGAGTTTTTTCTTTGAggctttataaattttttatgatgaATCCTGAG GCTAGTGATGTTCCAGAGGCTATATTGCCAGAGCTTTTTACACAAAGATGTCAGATCCCCGTTCCAGCGAAACTGCCTGTGGATTCTCTTTTAGAATCTCAACCAACTTCCATTAGAACTGAGATTTTTGCAGAAAAAGTCCTTCCATATTTCAGTAAAAATTTCTCTCAGAGTGCTGCTGTTTCTGAAACTGGCATATGTTCCGTATCTAATAGCATCTCTGATGAAGATAAATGGACTGGACAGTTGAAGGAAACTCCTGGAACAGGATCCGAATCCACCCATAGGAACCCTGAAGTAGAAAACCATAATCAGTGCTCTGTAGGTCCTAGCACATATGGAAGCCCTCTGGTCAAGCTTACCTCATCTGATGATAGTTTTAGGACAGAAACACCTGCCCAGTCCATACCAAGTAGATTGGTTCCTAGTTGCGATAACAAGCAGAAGTTGATAAGCAGTCGGAAACCAACATCATGTTTGAAGCCTGCGAAACGAGTTTTGGACTTTTCACACTCGGAAGGTGATAAAAGTGCATTGAGTTACAGTGATGATGAGTCAAAATGTTACAAAAGTGTACACCAAGACATCCCTCGAACTTACGAAGGATTTTTTGGGGATGAAAATGCTATAGGCTCTTCATCCTCACTACAAGAG TTATTGCAATCACAGATGGCAGAGAGCTTTTGTTGCCCTAATGAGGATTGCAATCAAACACACGAATTAAACAGCCAAGATAGTTCCGGTTGCATGGGTGACATGGTTGGTCTAATTCACTCTATATTCAAGTCTGTCAAATACACTCCAATTACAAAAGAGGAGCTTGTGCACAAgataattatgaataattttgatattgttgacaaaa GAGAAGTTCAGGAGCATATTGATCATCTTGAAAAGCTTGTTCCAGATTGGATAAGAAGGAAGATGGCCCCTAGTGGAGATGTTATGTACAA CATCGAGGAAGTGTCAGATCTGGACTCAGTTCGAGCAAAAGCTCATTAG